A genome region from Armatimonadota bacterium includes the following:
- a CDS encoding glycosyltransferase family 4 protein, producing the protein MKKKLCTVHIETGMNSLGGPTQVVYLVDGLIRRGHEANLICPAGSGIHQEMLAAGLPVVPIRFRNELDITLFFKILSFLRKSQPDIVHLHSRRGADFWGGIAARICKTSAVILSRRVDYPINNRFISKLKYGYLCDKIITVSNAIREILIAGGVEPSKIVCVHSTIDASVYGNGGDGLLRKELGIPEDALLIGIIAQLIERKGHKYLFEAFPAVLKKCPNARLLVLGKGVLLPKLKQHAENLGIADKVIFAGFRRDIPRILSELDLLVHPAIMEGLGVAILQAMAAGLPVIATPVGGIPEVVQDGVSGLLIPPKDSDALGQAILSILPYPDVRRHMGEEGRRIVREQFSVDKMVDRTLRVYEEVLVSKGIPVQLSNELTAPHR; encoded by the coding sequence TTGAAAAAGAAACTTTGCACAGTACATATTGAGACAGGGATGAATTCCCTTGGCGGACCTACGCAAGTCGTTTACCTTGTTGATGGTCTTATACGGCGAGGGCATGAGGCAAACCTGATATGTCCTGCCGGCAGCGGTATCCACCAAGAAATGCTTGCGGCGGGGCTACCTGTTGTGCCGATACGCTTCAGAAATGAGCTTGACATAACTTTGTTTTTTAAGATATTGAGCTTTCTACGAAAATCCCAGCCTGATATTGTTCACCTCCACAGCCGCCGAGGTGCCGATTTTTGGGGTGGCATTGCAGCACGTATTTGCAAGACAAGTGCAGTAATTCTCTCAAGGCGGGTAGACTATCCGATTAATAACCGCTTCATCTCCAAGCTAAAATACGGCTACCTCTGCGATAAAATCATAACTGTTTCGAATGCCATTAGAGAGATACTTATTGCTGGTGGTGTTGAACCTTCGAAAATAGTCTGCGTTCACAGTACTATTGATGCTAGTGTTTACGGAAATGGCGGCGATGGTCTACTGAGAAAAGAATTGGGAATACCCGAAGATGCATTACTTATCGGAATTATTGCTCAGCTTATCGAGCGCAAAGGGCATAAATACCTTTTTGAAGCCTTTCCCGCTGTGCTCAAAAAGTGCCCAAATGCCAGGTTGCTTGTGTTGGGCAAAGGTGTCCTACTGCCGAAATTGAAACAGCATGCTGAGAATCTCGGAATCGCCGATAAGGTTATATTCGCGGGGTTCAGAAGGGATATTCCGCGCATTTTGTCAGAACTTGATTTGCTTGTGCATCCGGCAATTATGGAAGGACTTGGGGTAGCCATACTTCAAGCAATGGCTGCTGGTCTTCCCGTTATCGCCACACCGGTTGGAGGCATTCCTGAAGTCGTCCAAGATGGTGTAAGTGGTCTATTAATACCCCCCAAAGATTCAGATGCGCTTGGTCAGGCGATTTTGTCGATTTTACCCTACCCGGATGTGCGGCGGCATATGGGAGAAGAAGGTAGGCGCATAGTCCGAGAACAATTTAGTGTAGATAAGATGGTTGATAGAACGCTTAGGGTGTATGAAGAGGTTCTTGTGTCAAAGGGAATTCCAGTTCAATTATCCAATGAGCTTACAGCCCCACATCGTTAG
- a CDS encoding 3-deoxy-D-manno-octulosonic acid transferase codes for MTALVYNLLLFLCLPGIFIYYLWRIFISHKSNKSWRENLGGLPKLAARQQGRKAIWVHAASVGEIIASVPLLNALRLLRPDDLILVTTITQTGNEVAQKSTKAADKVSYFPLDYPFIVARALNRVRPDIFVMVETEIWPNFLAAAKRRGVPTVLVNGRISDRSFKRGMRWRWLLSWAIKNIDYCCMQSNTDAERILALGARPESVQVVGNLKFDQDGTEMHENEISKLRADLGIAEGIPVLVAGSTNPGEEKIVLDAYGSLKQDLPNLKLVIAPRQIERADEIVSFVTSKGFSCTRRTVGRTEEFDVLVLDTFGELASVYSVANVTFVGGSLVPKGGHSIFQPILQGKPVIFGPYMQNFRDISQLAISAGVGFEVRNAGELAERARLLLTNPENLANITAVCRKLVADNRGASERCAELIADLIGGNRGG; via the coding sequence TTGACGGCGCTTGTTTATAACCTGCTACTTTTCCTTTGCTTGCCTGGGATCTTTATTTATTATCTATGGCGTATTTTTATTAGCCATAAGTCTAATAAATCCTGGCGTGAGAACCTTGGCGGACTTCCCAAGTTAGCAGCGCGCCAGCAAGGGCGTAAAGCAATTTGGGTTCATGCAGCTTCTGTGGGTGAGATAATTGCGTCCGTTCCTCTTTTAAACGCATTGCGCTTGCTTAGACCAGATGACCTAATACTTGTAACTACAATCACTCAGACAGGCAATGAGGTTGCTCAAAAATCCACGAAAGCCGCCGATAAGGTCTCGTATTTCCCTCTTGACTACCCGTTTATTGTGGCTCGTGCGCTGAATAGAGTGCGCCCTGACATATTTGTAATGGTAGAAACAGAGATATGGCCAAATTTCCTTGCTGCTGCAAAGCGAAGAGGGGTGCCTACAGTTCTTGTAAATGGAAGGATATCCGACCGAAGCTTCAAGCGCGGAATGAGATGGCGTTGGCTTCTGTCGTGGGCAATTAAGAATATTGACTATTGCTGCATGCAGTCTAATACAGACGCTGAGAGAATACTTGCACTTGGTGCCCGGCCCGAATCTGTTCAGGTAGTCGGAAATTTGAAGTTTGACCAGGATGGGACCGAGATGCATGAAAATGAAATCAGCAAGCTTCGTGCTGACCTAGGGATCGCGGAAGGTATTCCAGTCTTGGTTGCCGGTAGCACGAATCCGGGGGAGGAAAAAATTGTTCTTGATGCGTATGGTTCATTAAAACAAGACTTACCTAATCTTAAGTTGGTAATTGCACCGCGGCAAATAGAACGTGCGGATGAGATAGTGTCTTTCGTGACAAGCAAAGGTTTTTCTTGTACAAGGCGTACGGTTGGAAGGACTGAGGAGTTTGACGTGTTAGTTCTAGATACTTTTGGTGAGCTAGCGTCTGTATATTCTGTTGCAAACGTTACCTTTGTTGGTGGTAGTTTGGTTCCAAAAGGTGGGCATAGTATTTTTCAGCCAATCCTCCAGGGAAAGCCAGTGATTTTTGGACCATATATGCAGAATTTCCGTGATATAAGCCAACTTGCGATTTCTGCTGGTGTCGGCTTTGAGGTTAGAAATGCCGGAGAGCTTGCTGAGCGTGCGAGGCTACTCCTAACCAATCCAGAAAACTTGGCAAACATAACAGCAGTCTGCCGAAAGCTGGTCGCGGACAATAGAGGCGCTTCGGAGCGGTGTGCTGAATTGATTGCAGACCTCATAGGGGGGAACCGTGGAGGTTAG
- the kdsB gene encoding 3-deoxy-manno-octulosonate cytidylyltransferase, whose product MDKCKPQTAVGIIPARLAATRLPNKPLLDIGGKPMIRWVYERASTAHLLNDVIVATPDDEIKQCVESFGGKAVMTSEAHRSGTDRIAEAAKDIAADIIVNIQGDEPLLDPSAVDALVCAMVNDPTIPMASLMCRLAVPEEAENPAVVKVVTDQQGFALYFSRSWIPYPRHPKHSTVRKHIGIYAYRRDFLFTFASLAPTSLEKTESLEQLRALEHGYKIKMIETAFSPTSVDTHEDLEKVRRLLGGEK is encoded by the coding sequence ATTGATAAGTGTAAACCACAAACCGCTGTTGGTATAATTCCGGCTCGCCTTGCTGCAACTCGCCTTCCAAATAAGCCACTTCTAGATATAGGCGGCAAGCCCATGATTAGGTGGGTTTATGAAAGAGCCTCCACTGCTCATCTCCTTAACGATGTAATTGTCGCAACGCCCGATGATGAGATAAAACAATGCGTAGAATCGTTTGGCGGCAAGGCGGTAATGACGTCTGAAGCACACCGTTCGGGTACAGATAGAATCGCTGAGGCGGCTAAAGATATCGCTGCTGATATAATAGTTAATATTCAGGGAGATGAGCCGCTTCTCGACCCAAGCGCTGTTGATGCGCTTGTTTGCGCGATGGTCAATGACCCAACAATTCCAATGGCAAGCCTAATGTGTAGATTGGCTGTTCCCGAAGAGGCGGAGAATCCTGCAGTAGTTAAAGTTGTAACAGACCAGCAAGGCTTTGCGCTCTACTTCTCGCGGTCATGGATACCATACCCTAGGCATCCTAAGCACTCGACGGTCCGCAAGCACATCGGCATTTATGCATATCGGCGCGACTTTCTTTTTACCTTTGCCAGCTTGGCTCCCACGTCGCTCGAGAAGACTGAATCGCTTGAGCAGCTTCGAGCACTTGAGCATGGATATAAGATAAAGATGATTGAAACCGCCTTTTCCCCGACTAGCGTTGATACCCACGAGGACCTTGAAAAGGTCAGGCGGTTGCTTGGAGGAGAAAAATGA
- a CDS encoding glycosyltransferase family 2 protein: MSKGNMIEPSVAAIVLNWRTPELTSQCVESLLTSDFDGVLSIIVVDNNSEDGSVDLLKERFGNRIAVIENKENLGYAGGMNVGISRAMEIGAKYVFLLNSDIKLDSCALAELYRAAEEHPDGVFFGPRIFDIGKPDDQWFIGGRWDWLQGTIRIVRGYANKKLPLDPWKIEFVNGAAMFARMSCIQNIGMFDERFGLYFEESDLCSRAAKAGYTLWHVPTASVYHQCGASMSKAIDKTSRDIGQYYRTRNRLLWGKKNLVGLRSVVFWANVAVRFPLKYLSLLLSGQTSKRRGFEEGFRDFVMGRFGMRNFLEE, encoded by the coding sequence ATGTCTAAGGGAAATATGATAGAGCCTTCCGTCGCGGCAATAGTTCTGAATTGGCGAACACCTGAGTTGACTTCACAGTGCGTCGAGTCTCTACTAACCTCTGATTTTGACGGGGTGCTTTCAATCATTGTGGTGGATAACAATTCTGAGGATGGTTCGGTTGATTTATTGAAGGAACGCTTTGGTAATCGAATAGCGGTAATTGAAAACAAAGAAAACCTAGGGTACGCGGGTGGCATGAATGTCGGCATCAGTAGGGCAATGGAGATTGGGGCAAAATATGTTTTCCTTTTGAACTCAGATATCAAGCTGGATTCCTGTGCCTTGGCAGAACTTTATAGGGCGGCAGAGGAACATCCAGATGGGGTGTTCTTCGGTCCTAGAATTTTTGATATTGGCAAACCTGATGACCAATGGTTCATAGGTGGCCGATGGGATTGGTTGCAGGGAACAATCCGCATAGTGCGAGGGTATGCTAACAAGAAGCTACCGCTTGACCCATGGAAAATTGAGTTTGTGAACGGTGCGGCAATGTTTGCGCGGATGTCTTGTATCCAAAATATTGGCATGTTTGATGAACGGTTTGGCTTATATTTCGAAGAAAGCGATCTTTGCTCAAGAGCGGCTAAAGCAGGATATACCCTTTGGCACGTTCCTACCGCATCTGTTTACCATCAATGTGGCGCAAGCATGTCTAAGGCTATTGATAAAACTAGCCGTGATATAGGACAATATTATCGTACAAGAAACCGCCTGTTGTGGGGCAAGAAGAACCTTGTAGGCCTGCGTTCGGTTGTATTTTGGGCGAATGTTGCCGTTCGATTTCCACTAAAGTACCTGTCGCTTTTACTTTCTGGCCAGACATCGAAAAGGCGGGGGTTCGAAGAAGGCTTTAGAGATTTTGTGATGGGCAGGTTTGGCATGCGTAATTTTTTGGAGGAATAA
- the kdsA gene encoding 3-deoxy-8-phosphooctulonate synthase has translation MREVNVGDVTIGGNKPIALIAGPCVIESEDLCREIARQVKDICQGLGMGYIFKASFDKANRLSISSFRGPGLEKGLEILSRIKSEFGIPILTDIHEAWQAAPVAEVVDIVQIPAFLCRQTDLLVAAAKTGKPLNIKKAQFLAPSDVGNLVEKAKSAGNENILLTERGTTFGYGNLVVDMRSLVIMRETGYPVVFDATHSVQRPGGLGTASGGDPQFVPHLVRAACAVGIDALFLEVHPNPSKALSDAATMLQLDSLKVILEQAKAIDKLVKTAC, from the coding sequence ATGAGAGAGGTTAACGTTGGAGACGTAACAATCGGCGGTAACAAGCCCATTGCTCTAATTGCAGGCCCCTGTGTGATTGAGAGTGAAGATCTTTGCCGCGAGATAGCAAGACAGGTGAAGGACATCTGCCAGGGCTTGGGTATGGGATACATATTCAAAGCCTCTTTTGACAAGGCAAATCGTCTTTCAATATCTTCGTTTCGAGGGCCTGGGCTTGAGAAAGGCCTTGAGATACTTTCAAGAATCAAATCAGAGTTTGGAATCCCTATTCTAACTGATATTCACGAAGCTTGGCAGGCGGCACCTGTGGCTGAAGTAGTGGACATCGTTCAAATACCTGCGTTCCTTTGCCGCCAAACAGACTTGCTTGTAGCTGCTGCGAAAACTGGGAAACCGCTGAATATCAAGAAAGCACAGTTCCTTGCTCCATCCGACGTTGGAAACCTCGTAGAAAAAGCGAAATCGGCGGGAAACGAGAACATTTTGCTTACCGAGCGCGGGACAACTTTTGGATATGGCAATCTAGTTGTAGACATGCGAAGTTTGGTCATCATGAGGGAAACCGGTTACCCAGTAGTCTTCGACGCAACGCACAGCGTTCAGCGGCCAGGAGGCCTTGGGACAGCGTCAGGTGGGGATCCACAATTCGTGCCGCATCTCGTTCGGGCTGCGTGCGCAGTAGGCATTGATGCCCTTTTCTTGGAGGTGCATCCCAACCCAAGCAAAGCGCTTTCTGATGCCGCAACCATGCTACAGTTGGACTCGCTGAAGGTGATTTTGGAGCAGGCGAAAGCAATTGATAAGCTTGTAAAGACGGCGTGTTAA
- a CDS encoding glycosyltransferase family 2 protein: MVKTSVVIITENEEANIRRCLESVKWADEIIVVDSGSTDITLDICKEYECKVFHREWDGYANQKNYALDQASGDWILSLDADEEVTSELAKELWQAVNSDSADAYSIPRLNNFLGRWMRHGGWYPDRQLRFFKRNVGRFKVIPLHECVEIKDPSVRLGKLSAPLRHYTYQTVADFIKKADRYTSIEADAMIKEGRLPKSITLSLIMAIPSKFVEVYFYKGGWRDGLHGFIAAVLMSARVFLRYVKLWEALGVKNGVKIR, translated from the coding sequence GTGGTTAAGACATCCGTGGTAATCATTACGGAGAATGAAGAAGCAAATATTCGCCGCTGTTTAGAGAGTGTGAAGTGGGCGGATGAGATAATAGTTGTTGACTCGGGAAGCACAGATATTACCCTAGATATATGCAAAGAATATGAATGCAAAGTTTTCCATCGCGAATGGGATGGCTATGCAAATCAAAAGAACTATGCACTAGACCAAGCCAGCGGTGATTGGATATTAAGCCTCGATGCAGACGAAGAGGTCACTTCCGAGCTAGCTAAAGAACTTTGGCAGGCTGTCAACTCCGACAGCGCCGATGCATATTCAATTCCCCGCTTAAACAATTTCCTAGGCCGTTGGATGCGCCATGGTGGATGGTATCCCGACCGCCAGCTACGATTCTTCAAGCGAAATGTGGGGAGGTTCAAGGTCATACCACTACATGAATGTGTAGAGATTAAGGACCCAAGTGTTCGGCTAGGGAAACTCTCTGCGCCATTAAGACACTATACCTACCAAACAGTAGCTGATTTTATTAAGAAAGCTGACAGATATACATCAATCGAGGCTGATGCTATGATAAAGGAGGGGCGACTGCCCAAATCAATAACACTTTCATTGATAATGGCAATCCCTAGCAAGTTTGTTGAGGTTTACTTTTACAAAGGAGGCTGGCGCGACGGCTTACACGGGTTTATTGCAGCGGTTCTTATGTCTGCCCGCGTTTTTTTGAGATATGTCAAGCTCTGGGAGGCACTAGGGGTAAAAAATGGGGTCAAAATACGATGA
- the lpxK gene encoding tetraacyldisaccharide 4'-kinase, with the protein MEVSRRTEDFLLDVVYGGRKDLLARLIRLGLLGLSWIYRLAIWLYLLPFHLRIRRKRRLCCPVISVGNLTVGGTGKTPAVRYVCDGLIGRGWNPAVLSYGYGGILHGRFALVSDGKNTLMSAVDVGDEPVMLARQLKGVPILTGKDREHTGRMAVQDFGANVCVLDDGLQVWKLHRDLDIVLVDGNNPFDNGRLIPAGRLREPPNALKKAGIILITGKLYTRSEKDIAEAVSKIKKVAPNAKIFITGYRVTHLTYLQDGNHLHQKEIKGRKVFVLSSIARPEAFEQTVERIGATIAGRAHFRDHHLYSKEDLTMVCALAKNSGAEFIVTTEKDSVKLSSEMEFPVVVVGITMYLDDEEGFWNIVANCVKNFDGPK; encoded by the coding sequence GTGGAGGTTAGCCGCAGAACAGAAGATTTTCTCCTCGATGTGGTTTATGGAGGTCGCAAGGATTTGCTCGCGCGCCTCATAAGGCTTGGCTTGCTAGGGCTTTCATGGATTTATCGGCTTGCAATTTGGCTTTATCTTCTGCCATTTCACCTTCGCATAAGGCGAAAAAGGCGCCTTTGCTGCCCCGTGATAAGCGTAGGAAATCTGACCGTCGGTGGAACTGGGAAGACGCCTGCCGTTAGATATGTTTGCGACGGATTGATAGGTAGGGGATGGAATCCTGCTGTATTAAGTTACGGATACGGTGGAATTCTCCATGGTCGCTTTGCACTGGTTTCCGATGGCAAAAACACGCTTATGTCTGCTGTTGATGTGGGCGACGAACCTGTCATGCTTGCGCGGCAGCTTAAAGGTGTGCCCATTCTAACAGGAAAGGATAGGGAGCATACAGGCAGGATGGCTGTACAAGACTTTGGTGCAAATGTGTGTGTGCTGGATGATGGCCTCCAAGTCTGGAAGCTCCACCGAGACCTTGATATCGTATTGGTTGATGGAAACAATCCCTTTGACAATGGCAGATTGATTCCAGCAGGTCGCCTTCGTGAACCTCCTAACGCTCTTAAAAAGGCAGGGATTATCCTTATTACTGGCAAGCTCTATACGCGTTCGGAAAAGGATATAGCTGAGGCCGTATCTAAAATTAAAAAAGTTGCCCCGAACGCGAAGATCTTTATAACAGGTTATCGAGTCACACACCTAACGTATTTGCAGGATGGTAATCATCTGCATCAGAAAGAAATAAAAGGTAGGAAGGTTTTTGTCCTTTCGTCTATCGCACGACCCGAGGCGTTCGAGCAAACGGTTGAGCGGATTGGAGCAACAATCGCGGGCAGGGCACATTTTCGCGACCATCATCTCTATTCTAAGGAAGACTTGACTATGGTATGTGCCTTAGCAAAAAATAGCGGTGCCGAGTTTATCGTTACCACTGAAAAGGATTCTGTAAAGCTGAGCTCCGAGATGGAGTTTCCTGTTGTAGTTGTGGGGATAACAATGTATCTTGACGATGAGGAAGGTTTTTGGAATATTGTTGCCAATTGTGTCAAGAATTTCGATGGACCAAAATGA
- a CDS encoding glycosyltransferase family 9 protein yields MNNPEKIVCFHLNQLGDLMFTLPALYNLRHHFPKARIVSVARSAHRELLTLTGLVDNVLERPYGPWSAKVRLALKLRRERFDIAVLFSMSTESAILAAVAGPKAKVGFRGPGLTYRVKKFGPPSISNSLRLVEAIGCPIVKNDYVGLIKLTEAERQKASDLLSSAGLPKFANYAVLAPGSTREIKQWTHEGFVSLASLLHSEFGFASVIVGAERDRIIEQSNGAIVDLLGKTSLADLAAILERAKVFVGVDSGVMHLAAAMGVPVVALFGPTRHDLTGPLGNRNRIVTAGVPCAPCMKTSCNDRICMRNITVEKVVEAVGECLREI; encoded by the coding sequence TTGAACAATCCTGAAAAAATAGTGTGTTTTCACCTTAACCAACTTGGCGATTTAATGTTTACGCTCCCCGCACTTTATAATCTTCGGCATCATTTTCCAAAGGCACGCATAGTAAGCGTGGCGCGTTCAGCCCATCGGGAGTTGTTAACGCTCACAGGTCTGGTTGATAATGTTTTGGAGCGCCCTTATGGGCCCTGGTCCGCAAAAGTCAGGCTGGCGCTAAAACTACGCAGGGAGCGATTTGACATAGCTGTGCTCTTTTCAATGTCAACGGAGAGTGCGATTCTCGCGGCGGTTGCAGGACCTAAAGCCAAAGTTGGATTCAGGGGCCCTGGTTTGACTTACCGGGTCAAAAAGTTTGGTCCTCCATCAATATCTAACAGCCTGCGGTTGGTAGAAGCAATTGGCTGCCCTATCGTGAAAAATGATTACGTAGGCTTAATAAAACTCACGGAGGCAGAGCGGCAAAAGGCAAGCGATTTGCTTAGTTCAGCTGGGCTCCCTAAGTTTGCAAATTATGCAGTTCTTGCCCCAGGTTCAACCCGTGAAATAAAACAGTGGACACATGAAGGCTTTGTTTCTCTTGCTAGTCTTCTCCATAGCGAGTTCGGCTTTGCATCAGTAATAGTAGGCGCCGAGCGGGATAGAATCATTGAACAATCGAACGGTGCCATTGTGGACTTGTTAGGAAAAACATCGCTGGCAGATCTTGCGGCCATACTGGAAAGGGCTAAGGTTTTTGTTGGAGTGGACTCAGGAGTAATGCATCTTGCTGCTGCCATGGGTGTGCCTGTTGTTGCACTGTTTGGGCCTACTAGGCATGATTTGACCGGGCCTTTGGGAAATAGAAACCGCATTGTTACTGCTGGGGTGCCTTGTGCACCGTGCATGAAAACAAGTTGCAATGACCGCATATGCATGAGAAATATCACGGTTGAGAAAGTTGTGGAGGCGGTAGGCGAATGTCTAAGGGAAATATGA
- the rfaE1 gene encoding D-glycero-beta-D-manno-heptose-7-phosphate kinase, whose product MTKSRFEEILDGMVGKHVLVIGDVMLDEYVWGDVKRISPEAPVMVVEVREESSTPGGATNVVNNIQALDGVSSVIGVIGEDAAGQKLADHLEKAGVFIGGLVTDFNRPTTRKTRIIAHNQQIVRVDRESRRKIGRSVLKKVVSLIEELLPAADIIVFSDYDKGMATSEVARSIIESARKYEKIVVVNPKPRNAKHFKFANIITMNQSEAEAATGIYITSERQLLRAAKRLFSMLQPQNLLVTRGPLGMALFGPNGEMEAIPAHLVEVYDVAGAGDTVVSVLALALAAGATVLEASVLANCAGGAVVRKVGVATVSREEIRSMLDCERRPME is encoded by the coding sequence TTGACGAAGTCCAGATTTGAGGAAATACTCGATGGAATGGTTGGCAAACATGTGCTTGTTATAGGCGATGTGATGCTTGATGAGTATGTATGGGGTGATGTAAAGCGCATATCGCCCGAAGCGCCAGTCATGGTGGTTGAGGTGCGAGAAGAAAGCTCGACTCCAGGAGGGGCAACCAACGTAGTAAACAACATCCAAGCGTTGGATGGAGTGTCGTCTGTTATTGGTGTTATTGGTGAGGATGCAGCTGGGCAGAAGCTTGCCGACCACTTGGAAAAAGCGGGCGTCTTCATAGGTGGCTTGGTTACCGATTTCAATAGGCCAACTACTAGGAAAACCAGGATAATTGCACACAACCAGCAGATTGTCCGCGTTGACCGAGAAAGCAGAAGGAAAATCGGGAGGTCAGTGCTTAAGAAAGTCGTGTCCTTGATAGAGGAGCTCCTGCCAGCCGCAGATATTATCGTATTTTCTGATTACGACAAGGGCATGGCGACAAGTGAGGTTGCTCGGTCTATTATCGAATCAGCTAGAAAATACGAGAAAATTGTTGTTGTCAATCCAAAACCGCGAAATGCAAAGCACTTCAAGTTTGCAAATATTATTACAATGAATCAGTCTGAGGCGGAAGCCGCTACAGGGATTTACATCACTTCTGAACGTCAACTTTTGCGTGCAGCGAAGCGGCTCTTCTCAATGCTTCAGCCCCAGAACCTGCTGGTTACTCGGGGTCCACTGGGCATGGCTTTGTTTGGCCCGAATGGTGAAATGGAAGCGATACCTGCGCACTTGGTTGAGGTCTACGATGTTGCAGGTGCTGGAGATACTGTTGTGAGTGTTCTTGCGCTTGCACTCGCAGCAGGTGCCACCGTTCTTGAAGCTAGTGTGCTTGCAAATTGTGCAGGCGGCGCGGTTGTTAGGAAGGTGGGCGTGGCTACTGTATCAAGAGAGGAAATCCGCTCTATGCTCGATTGCGAACGGAGGCCAATGGAGTGA
- the waaF gene encoding lipopolysaccharide heptosyltransferase II has protein sequence MTRKLSLTGSERILIIKLSSIGDVVMATPVAKALRQAFPKAYIAWIVEEKSKDILIGNPYLDEVIVWTRNLTKGGVLTRLRYFLSGLAEINAILRSKRFDLVIDLQGLFRSAIIGLLTRARYRLGFDCVREGASLFYNIRYPSNETRIRNSQAYLDILRPLGIESEDIHMHVPINDDDRAFACSLIGKYLSGEQRPVIALCPATTWPNKHWTEEGWAILADRLVSCYNVLPVFLGSSVDIPLIERIRIQMRHEAVSLAGRTTLRQAAAVIEQCNLIIAVDTGLLHIAVALDRPVVGVFGPSGWQYFVKKDNFIPVAKNLPCIPCFRHPTCKDFDCMKAISPEDILAAVERLLTLETKAQSACRRNP, from the coding sequence ATGACAAGAAAATTATCACTGACAGGCTCCGAGCGGATATTAATAATAAAACTGAGTTCAATAGGCGATGTTGTGATGGCAACGCCAGTTGCAAAAGCACTGAGGCAAGCTTTTCCAAAAGCATATATTGCTTGGATAGTAGAAGAGAAATCAAAGGATATCTTAATTGGTAATCCATATCTCGATGAAGTAATAGTTTGGACCCGTAATTTGACTAAGGGTGGGGTACTCACTCGCTTGAGGTATTTCTTGTCAGGATTAGCCGAAATAAACGCTATTTTGAGGAGCAAGCGTTTTGACTTAGTGATTGACTTGCAAGGGCTTTTTCGCAGTGCAATCATAGGGTTGCTAACCAGGGCGCGTTATCGTCTGGGTTTTGATTGCGTTCGAGAAGGAGCATCGCTTTTCTATAACATTCGTTATCCAAGCAACGAAACTAGAATACGCAACTCACAGGCTTACTTGGATATATTGCGTCCTCTAGGAATCGAGTCTGAGGACATCCACATGCATGTTCCTATCAACGACGACGACCGTGCTTTCGCTTGCAGCCTTATAGGAAAGTATCTTTCGGGAGAACAGCGACCAGTAATTGCGCTTTGCCCGGCGACCACTTGGCCAAACAAGCATTGGACGGAAGAGGGCTGGGCTATACTGGCGGATAGGCTTGTCTCTTGCTATAACGTGCTTCCTGTTTTTCTGGGTTCATCGGTAGATATACCTCTGATTGAAAGAATAAGGATTCAGATGAGGCATGAGGCAGTTAGCCTTGCGGGACGAACCACATTGAGGCAAGCAGCGGCGGTAATCGAACAATGCAATCTTATCATAGCAGTTGACACAGGCCTTCTTCATATAGCAGTAGCCCTCGACCGACCGGTCGTCGGGGTTTTTGGACCAAGTGGATGGCAGTACTTTGTGAAGAAGGACAACTTTATCCCTGTTGCTAAGAATCTTCCTTGTATACCTTGTTTCCGACATCCGACATGTAAAGATTTTGATTGCATGAAAGCTATTTCGCCTGAGGATATATTAGCTGCTGTTGAGAGACTATTGACTCTTGAAACAAAAGCCCAATCTGCATGCAGGAGAAATCCTTGA